A stretch of Flavobacterium sp. N1994 DNA encodes these proteins:
- a CDS encoding tetratricopeptide repeat-containing sensor histidine kinase, with translation MIKKLLPTSFLLFIIFYSCTPKTQTTASDSKNDSIKKYIDLASNDTLPFADRIKYNDKAYSIIDLNKNDSIIKNQLSKIVCVYLTNLSLNKSKAVTNIYFKKSKITNDTLGMARCYNYYGGYYIKRGIYDSSYYYYCKSEMLYKRTSEKFSLAKIYFNKGLAQYFQDDYLGAELSEIKALMYFKKTNDYKNIYNSLNSLGNIFHNMRKYDDAIIYFNEALKISKNLTLKSDRECYVGICLNNIGNVHREKKEYIKAIYYFEKALKEKDLIKRSPGLYGILLNNLACCMLAVKKHNGFPNNLFLAIKLLKNDIDKKEIIVSNIYLSNYYFVKKDTLKAITYSEKALKLAKETKGSYYFLTALSNAGFINSCKASEYIKEYHKKNDSIVFAERLSRNQYYKIQFQTDEILKEKDKAINQKWIISGISAVVILIVVLILIITWQRSKQKELRMHQKQQKSDQEIYHLMFTQKAKEEQVRQTEKKRIALELHDGIMNKLSSTRLNLAVLSHKADKDTIQKCLTYVKDIYKIEQEIRSVSHDLNDEIFRKEDSFIRMLEDFVIEQNKTSKTQYKLEFDQEIDWNNISSELKMHLYRIIQEASQNINKYSQAKNAMINLLLDYPNICMSISDDGIGFDTKATPKGIGIQNMKMRVNLLKGKITINSIRQKSTSINIAIPLNNFWLSSS, from the coding sequence ATGATTAAAAAACTCCTTCCTACAAGTTTCCTTTTATTTATAATATTTTATAGCTGTACTCCAAAAACGCAAACAACAGCTTCAGATTCAAAAAATGATTCAATTAAGAAATACATCGATTTAGCTAGCAATGACACTTTGCCATTTGCTGATAGGATAAAATATAATGACAAAGCTTATTCGATAATTGATTTGAATAAGAATGATAGTATTATTAAAAATCAATTAAGTAAAATCGTTTGTGTGTATCTTACTAATTTAAGCTTGAACAAATCCAAAGCAGTTACAAACATTTATTTTAAAAAGAGCAAAATTACAAATGACACTTTAGGTATGGCTAGATGTTATAATTACTATGGCGGATATTATATAAAACGTGGTATTTATGATAGCTCATATTATTATTATTGTAAATCTGAAATGCTATATAAAAGGACTTCTGAAAAATTTAGTTTAGCCAAAATATATTTTAATAAAGGTTTAGCTCAATATTTTCAAGATGATTATTTAGGTGCTGAGTTATCAGAAATAAAAGCATTGATGTATTTCAAAAAAACTAATGATTATAAAAATATTTATAATTCATTAAATTCTTTAGGAAACATTTTTCATAATATGAGGAAATATGATGATGCAATAATTTATTTTAATGAAGCTCTTAAAATTTCAAAAAATCTTACTTTAAAGAGTGATAGAGAATGTTATGTTGGAATTTGTTTAAATAATATTGGAAATGTTCATAGAGAAAAAAAAGAATACATAAAAGCTATTTATTATTTTGAAAAGGCTTTAAAAGAAAAAGACTTGATAAAAAGGTCACCTGGACTGTATGGAATACTTTTGAATAACCTAGCATGCTGTATGTTAGCAGTAAAAAAACACAATGGATTTCCAAATAATTTATTTTTGGCTATAAAACTTTTAAAAAATGATATTGATAAAAAGGAAATTATTGTAAGTAATATTTATTTGTCTAATTATTATTTTGTCAAAAAAGATACTCTAAAAGCAATTACTTATTCTGAAAAGGCTCTAAAATTAGCCAAAGAGACTAAAGGTTCCTACTATTTCCTAACAGCATTGAGTAATGCAGGATTTATTAATAGCTGCAAAGCATCAGAATATATTAAAGAATACCATAAAAAAAATGACAGTATTGTTTTTGCAGAACGATTGTCTAGAAATCAATATTATAAAATTCAATTTCAAACTGATGAAATTTTGAAAGAAAAAGATAAAGCAATTAATCAAAAGTGGATTATAAGTGGAATATCAGCTGTAGTAATATTGATTGTTGTATTAATTCTTATTATTACTTGGCAACGTTCAAAGCAAAAAGAGTTAAGAATGCACCAAAAACAGCAAAAATCTGACCAAGAAATATACCATTTAATGTTTACTCAAAAAGCAAAAGAAGAACAAGTCAGACAAACTGAAAAAAAACGAATTGCACTTGAACTTCATGATGGGATAATGAATAAATTATCTAGTACCAGACTTAATTTAGCTGTATTGTCACATAAAGCAGATAAAGACACTATTCAAAAATGTCTTACTTATGTAAAAGATATTTATAAAATAGAGCAAGAAATAAGATCCGTATCACATGATTTAAATGATGAAATATTTCGCAAAGAAGATAGTTTTATCAGGATGCTGGAAGATTTTGTCATCGAACAAAATAAAACCAGTAAAACCCAATATAAATTAGAATTTGATCAGGAGATAGATTGGAATAATATCTCTAGTGAATTAAAAATGCATTTATATCGCATCATTCAAGAAGCAAGTCAAAACATTAATAAATATTCGCAAGCAAAAAATGCAATGATTAATTTGTTATTAGATTATCCGAATATCTGTATGTCTATTTCAGATGATGGAATTGGTTTTGATACCAAAGCTACACCAAAAGGCATAGGTATTCAAAATATGAAAATGCGAGTAAATTTGCTTAAAGGAAAAATCACCATCAATTCAATAAGACAAAAAAGCACTTCCATTAACATTGCTATTCCGTTAAATAATTTTTGGTTATCCTCATCATGA